A portion of the Natronococcus sp. AD-5 genome contains these proteins:
- a CDS encoding mRNA surveillance protein pelota produces MQIKDRESVEGGRERLTVVPESVDDLWHLQYVLEPGDRVAGDTTRRIQRNDDQMRDTGGEREHMWVAIAVDDIEFHKFANRLRVGGEIVACSREDQLGFHHTLNVEDRDELSIEKRFKPDQEVRLEEAEEATENPDVAIATVEEGQAHVHTVAQYGTEERATITGPTGKGEYARERSELFSELANVLKRQDADAIILAGPGFTKQDAYKYIEQNEPEVAELITMVDTASVGDRGVHEVLKRGAVADVQQETRIESEAEYIDDLTQRIAQGAKAAYGPDEVQQAAEYGAIERLLILDDRLRQERGPDGEWAIDVDEIVRTTEQKGGEVTVFSSEFPPGQQLSNLGGIAALLRYRLE; encoded by the coding sequence ATGCAGATTAAAGACCGGGAATCGGTCGAGGGCGGCCGCGAGCGGCTCACCGTCGTCCCCGAGAGCGTGGACGACCTCTGGCACCTCCAGTACGTCCTCGAGCCCGGCGACCGCGTCGCGGGCGACACGACCCGGCGGATCCAGCGCAACGACGATCAGATGCGCGACACGGGCGGCGAGCGCGAGCACATGTGGGTCGCCATCGCCGTCGACGATATCGAGTTCCACAAGTTCGCCAACCGCCTGCGCGTCGGCGGCGAGATCGTCGCCTGCTCGCGCGAGGACCAGCTCGGTTTTCACCACACCCTGAACGTCGAGGACCGCGACGAACTCTCGATCGAGAAGCGGTTCAAGCCCGACCAGGAGGTCCGCCTCGAGGAAGCCGAGGAGGCCACCGAGAACCCGGACGTCGCCATCGCGACCGTCGAGGAGGGGCAAGCCCACGTCCACACGGTCGCCCAGTACGGCACCGAGGAGCGGGCGACGATCACCGGCCCGACGGGGAAGGGCGAGTACGCCCGCGAGCGGTCGGAGCTGTTCTCCGAACTCGCGAACGTGCTCAAGCGACAGGACGCCGACGCGATCATCCTCGCGGGTCCCGGCTTCACGAAGCAGGACGCCTACAAGTACATCGAGCAGAACGAACCCGAGGTCGCGGAGCTAATCACGATGGTCGATACGGCCAGCGTCGGCGACCGCGGCGTCCACGAGGTCCTCAAGCGGGGCGCCGTCGCCGACGTCCAGCAGGAGACCCGGATCGAGAGCGAGGCCGAGTACATCGACGACCTCACCCAGCGCATCGCGCAGGGCGCGAAGGCCGCCTACGGCCCGGACGAAGTGCAGCAGGCCGCCGAGTACGGCGCGATCGAACGGCTGCTGATCCTCGACGATCGGCTCCGTCAGGAACGCGGCCCCGACGGCGAGTGGGCGATCGACGTCGACGAGATCGTCCGCACGACCGAACAGAAAGGCGGCGAGGTGACGGTTTTCTCGAGCGAGTTTCCGCCCGGACAACAGCTGTCGAACCTCGGCGGGATCGCGGCGCTGTTGCGGTATCGACTCGAGTGA
- a CDS encoding luciferase domain-containing protein, with the protein MAPAPTGEANRAGGRLVETVSSWPGVGVGPHRLGTAEFTVDGREIGHTHGTRVVDINFPKRVADRLIADGETNEHRFAGGGWTSFTVDSADDVDRALRLLRLSYLITALKLRRKPAGEAILATLDLDTELESLRFDGEIEAIVDRMRP; encoded by the coding sequence ATGGCACCAGCACCGACCGGCGAAGCGAACCGCGCCGGCGGCAGACTCGTCGAAACCGTCTCGTCGTGGCCCGGCGTAGGCGTCGGCCCCCACCGGCTCGGAACGGCCGAGTTTACGGTCGACGGACGCGAGATCGGTCACACGCACGGCACTCGCGTCGTCGATATCAACTTCCCCAAGCGCGTCGCGGATCGCCTGATCGCCGACGGCGAAACGAACGAACACCGCTTCGCCGGCGGCGGCTGGACGAGTTTCACGGTCGACTCCGCCGACGACGTCGATCGCGCGCTCCGACTGCTCCGGCTGTCGTACCTCATCACCGCGCTCAAACTCCGGCGAAAGCCCGCCGGCGAGGCGATCCTCGCTACCCTGGATCTCGACACCGAACTCGAGTCCCTCCGGTTTGACGGTGAGATCGAGGCGATCGTCGATCGGATGCGGCCCTGA